A window of Mucilaginibacter sp. PAMC 26640 contains these coding sequences:
- a CDS encoding metallophosphoesterase, producing the protein MRRFLQRLFYKPIVRLADKYSSRPDKKRVFRALNALHNSIINKPGKKGLVLPFNQHSDKFIILSDQHKGARDGGDMFAKASRNYIAALNHYNAHDYFYINLGDSEELWENLFQTVKRHNKNTFEKEKLFIARDSFVKIFGNHDLYWGNDPLAMVSLTQIYGKAIRIYEGIVLQTLVNGRSLSIFMTHGHQGDLQSDGNWFSKWFVSDIWGPLQGYLRINPNTPAFNNQLKTDHNRIMYEWSSQKKDLLLITGHTHQPVFRSLTQLEGLYIALDKAKQNDDVAQTANLEQKITSLHLNGDTQPDFNGYLDTYFNCGCCCFDDGDITGIEIAEGFIRLTKWSYHKKISTRVVLEECRLEDLNLDKGGI; encoded by the coding sequence ATGCGCCGATTTTTACAACGCCTCTTTTACAAACCCATCGTTAGGTTGGCCGATAAATACTCGTCTCGCCCCGATAAAAAAAGGGTGTTTCGGGCACTGAATGCACTGCATAACAGCATTATTAATAAGCCTGGTAAGAAAGGTTTAGTGCTGCCGTTTAATCAGCATAGCGATAAATTCATTATCCTGTCCGATCAGCATAAAGGCGCACGCGACGGGGGAGATATGTTTGCCAAAGCCTCCAGAAATTATATTGCTGCCCTTAACCATTACAACGCCCACGATTATTTTTATATTAATCTTGGCGACAGTGAAGAACTATGGGAAAATCTTTTCCAAACGGTAAAACGACACAACAAAAATACGTTTGAGAAAGAAAAGCTATTTATTGCCCGTGATAGCTTTGTGAAGATCTTTGGCAATCACGACTTATACTGGGGAAATGATCCGCTTGCAATGGTGAGCCTCACACAAATTTATGGCAAGGCCATCCGCATCTATGAGGGGATAGTTTTACAAACATTGGTAAATGGTAGGTCACTTTCAATTTTCATGACACATGGTCACCAGGGTGATTTACAAAGCGATGGGAACTGGTTTAGCAAATGGTTTGTTTCTGATATATGGGGACCACTGCAAGGCTACCTGAGGATAAATCCAAACACACCGGCATTCAATAACCAGCTAAAAACAGACCATAACCGAATTATGTATGAATGGAGCAGCCAAAAAAAAGATCTGTTGCTCATTACCGGGCACACGCATCAGCCGGTGTTTCGTTCCCTTACCCAACTGGAGGGCCTATACATTGCCCTGGATAAAGCCAAACAGAATGATGATGTTGCACAAACTGCCAATTTGGAGCAAAAAATTACGAGCTTGCACTTAAACGGCGATACTCAGCCTGATTTCAATGGCTATCTGGATACCTATTTTAATTGCGGCTGCTGCTGTTTCGACGATGGTGATATTACCGGGATAGAAATTGCTGAGGGCTTCATCCGACTTACTAAATGGAGTTACCACAAAAAGATTAGCACGCGGGTGGTATTGGAAGAATGCAGGCTTGAAGATCTTAACCTGGACAAGGGTGGCATTTAG
- a CDS encoding DNA-binding response regulator, with translation MPTDAIQIVLVDDHRLFRSGLVSLISTLGDYQILFEAGNGEELIRKISPQLKPDIVLLDINMPVMGGVETAQWLKANYPDVCVIILSMFEDADKVLTMVKLGVKGYLLKDAEPEEFQQALEKVARGDLYYPDFVTRHMVNSFNRNVDELKLNERELEFLRLSATELTYKEIADDMCVSTRTVDNYRDALFEKLQIKSRVGLVLYAVKNNLIRL, from the coding sequence ATGCCGACGGACGCTATTCAAATAGTTCTGGTTGATGATCATCGCCTGTTTAGAAGTGGGCTCGTATCACTCATCAGTACGCTTGGTGATTATCAAATTCTTTTCGAAGCAGGAAATGGTGAAGAACTGATCCGTAAAATTTCGCCCCAGCTTAAGCCAGATATTGTTTTACTGGATATTAATATGCCGGTTATGGGTGGTGTAGAAACGGCACAGTGGCTAAAAGCAAACTACCCCGATGTTTGTGTGATCATATTATCGATGTTTGAGGACGCAGACAAAGTATTAACGATGGTTAAGCTTGGTGTGAAGGGGTACCTTTTAAAGGATGCAGAGCCCGAGGAGTTTCAGCAGGCACTGGAGAAAGTCGCACGCGGAGATTTGTACTATCCAGATTTTGTAACCCGACACATGGTTAACAGCTTTAATCGCAATGTTGATGAATTGAAGTTAAATGAGCGCGAATTGGAGTTTTTGCGACTCTCGGCTACCGAACTTACCTACAAAGAGATTGCTGATGATATGTGTGTAAGCACACGTACTGTTGATAACTACCGCGATGCGCTATTTGAAAAACTACAGATAAAGAGCCGGGTTGGCCTGGTGCTATATGCAGTAAAAAACAATTTGATCCGGTTGTAG
- a CDS encoding radical SAM protein gives MSHEDNPDFFKGRGAQVNTHNKFLTSKYVLEHVEGLDEQLLENTHTQLFEENAKKIVSESNSPDLSHFVSINPYQGCEHGCIYCYARNTHEYYGFSAGLDFERKIIVKRNAAELLEKYFNKRGYQPVPIVLSGNTDCYQPIERKLEITRSLLELFLRYRNPVSIITKNNLVLRDIDILSEMARMNLVHVNISITSLNESLRQKLEPRTVTGMGRLAVIEKLSEKGVPVRVMVAPIIPGLNSNEVPDIIKAAAGRGALSAGFTIVRLNGSIAEIFTDWVHKAYPDRAEKVLNMIKACHDGKLNDSNFGRRMSGDGHVANSIHQLYRMACVRFLSGREMPVYDLSLFTPKGGKQMGMF, from the coding sequence ATGTCCCATGAAGATAATCCGGATTTTTTTAAAGGCAGAGGAGCCCAGGTAAATACCCATAACAAGTTTTTAACGAGCAAGTATGTGCTCGAACACGTTGAAGGCCTTGACGAGCAGTTGCTGGAAAATACCCACACCCAGCTTTTTGAAGAAAACGCTAAAAAGATCGTTAGCGAATCTAACAGTCCGGACCTGAGCCATTTTGTTTCTATCAACCCCTATCAGGGCTGCGAGCATGGCTGTATTTATTGTTACGCCCGCAATACCCATGAATATTATGGCTTTAGCGCCGGCCTTGATTTTGAACGAAAGATCATCGTAAAGCGCAATGCTGCAGAATTGCTGGAAAAATACTTTAATAAGCGCGGCTATCAGCCCGTACCCATCGTGTTATCCGGCAATACCGACTGCTATCAACCCATCGAGCGTAAGCTAGAGATCACCCGTTCCCTGCTGGAATTATTTCTGAGATACCGCAATCCGGTAAGTATCATCACTAAAAATAACCTGGTACTGCGCGATATAGATATCCTGAGCGAAATGGCCAGGATGAATCTTGTTCACGTAAATATTTCCATCACTTCCCTAAATGAATCGCTGCGCCAAAAGCTGGAGCCTCGTACAGTTACGGGCATGGGGCGGTTGGCGGTAATTGAAAAGCTAAGCGAAAAAGGTGTCCCGGTACGGGTGATGGTGGCGCCAATCATCCCCGGTTTAAACAGTAACGAAGTGCCGGATATTATAAAAGCGGCGGCAGGCAGGGGGGCATTATCTGCAGGTTTTACCATCGTGCGCCTCAATGGCAGCATTGCAGAGATCTTTACCGACTGGGTACACAAAGCCTATCCCGACCGGGCTGAAAAGGTTCTGAACATGATAAAGGCTTGCCATGACGGTAAATTAAACGATAGCAATTTTGGCCGCCGCATGAGCGGAGACGGGCATGTGGCTAATTCTATTCACCAACTGTACCGCATGGCCTGTGTGCGCTTCCTTTCTGGCAGAGAAATGCCTGTGTATGATCTGAGCTTGTTTACGCCAAAAGGAGGGAAGCAGATGGGGATGTTTTGA
- a CDS encoding Nif3-like dinuclear metal center hexameric protein — MKLAQLTTYLETLAPLAYQEEYDNSGLIVGHPDQEISQALISLDCTEAVVDEAIATGCQIIISHHPIVFKGLKKFNSKTYVERVVEKAIRNNIAIYAIHTNLDNIMTGVNARICQTLGLQNSRILAPKHQLLKKLVTYVPVAQAEAVRTALFEAGAGKIGNYSEVSFNAEGFGTFKGNEHTNPYVGTPGKRHREHEIRIESIYPANLESKIIMALVLNHPYEEVAYDLFALTNQNQQVGSGMIGELESAMDASSFLGFVKEKMNASVIRHTALTDKPIKKVAVCGGSGGFLLKQAIAAGADIFITADYKYHEFFDAEGKIVIADIGHFESEQFTQQLLYEIIQNKFVSFAVRLTKVNTNPVKYYI, encoded by the coding sequence ATGAAATTAGCACAGCTAACTACGTACCTGGAAACACTCGCCCCGCTGGCCTATCAGGAAGAATACGATAATTCGGGACTGATCGTAGGGCATCCAGATCAGGAAATCAGCCAGGCACTCATTTCGCTCGATTGCACCGAGGCAGTGGTAGATGAAGCCATTGCTACCGGCTGCCAGATTATTATATCTCACCATCCTATTGTTTTTAAGGGCTTAAAAAAATTCAATAGTAAAACCTATGTGGAGCGCGTAGTTGAGAAGGCTATCCGAAATAACATTGCTATTTACGCCATCCACACCAATTTGGATAATATCATGACAGGGGTTAACGCGCGCATTTGCCAAACCCTGGGCCTACAAAACAGCCGGATACTGGCACCTAAGCATCAGTTATTAAAAAAGCTGGTTACTTACGTACCTGTGGCACAGGCAGAAGCTGTGCGGACGGCTTTATTTGAGGCCGGAGCGGGCAAAATTGGCAACTACAGCGAGGTTAGCTTTAATGCGGAAGGCTTTGGCACCTTTAAGGGCAACGAACATACCAATCCATATGTAGGCACGCCGGGTAAACGGCACCGCGAGCACGAGATCAGGATAGAGAGTATTTACCCCGCCAACCTGGAGAGTAAGATCATCATGGCCTTAGTACTTAATCACCCTTATGAGGAAGTAGCTTACGACCTTTTCGCACTAACCAACCAAAACCAGCAAGTAGGTAGCGGCATGATAGGCGAACTGGAAAGCGCAATGGATGCCAGCTCCTTTTTGGGCTTCGTAAAAGAAAAGATGAATGCGTCCGTTATCCGCCATACCGCTTTAACGGATAAACCAATTAAAAAAGTGGCGGTTTGCGGAGGTTCGGGCGGGTTTCTTTTAAAGCAGGCGATAGCCGCCGGTGCAGATATTTTTATCACCGCGGATTACAAATACCACGAGTTTTTTGATGCTGAAGGAAAAATAGTGATTGCCGACATCGGACATTTTGAAAGTGAGCAATTTACGCAGCAATTATTGTATGAAATTATTCAAAATAAATTTGTTAGCTTTGCGGTCCGTTTAACAAAAGTGAATACAAACCCCGTCAAATATTATATTTAA
- a CDS encoding histidine kinase, with translation MNPYQQKRRWKYSLLAFAVVIASGSLLYTSYLVRNIAKSERTRAQVWALSMKQLTSSDDNDFIDFVLAVRDSSVVPAIITDEQGDFKFTRGLDSAKTFIKLDAAELKERKQIYDIAYFKEELAFMKSQHEPIRLSISNLNEHWLVYYKDSPLLTQLKIFPYIQLSVIAIFLLVAYTAFSSSRKSEQNQVWVGLAKETAHQLGTPISSLMAWIELIKDKFNAEDDPLMAEMENDVKRLEIVADRFSKIGSKPKLETNNVYEVVKDFVDYFSVRVSDKIAFELTGNRRLLAGLNVPLFDWVLENLLKNAVNAIDGTGSIKVNISGSRVKKLIYIDVTDTGKGIPRSKFETVFQPGYTTRKRGWGLGLSLTKRMIQNYHNGQIFVRDSEIGKGTTFRIVLKSLTNDITPTT, from the coding sequence ATGAATCCTTACCAACAAAAACGTCGCTGGAAATATTCGCTGCTCGCCTTTGCTGTAGTGATAGCAAGCGGATCGTTACTTTATACGAGTTACCTGGTGCGCAATATTGCAAAGTCCGAACGCACCCGCGCGCAGGTATGGGCGCTGAGTATGAAACAGCTTACCTCATCGGATGACAATGACTTTATTGACTTTGTGCTGGCCGTTAGGGATAGTTCTGTGGTACCGGCGATCATTACGGATGAGCAAGGCGATTTTAAGTTTACCCGCGGCCTGGATAGCGCCAAGACCTTTATCAAACTGGATGCCGCAGAGCTAAAAGAGCGTAAACAGATATATGATATCGCTTATTTTAAAGAAGAGCTGGCTTTTATGAAGTCACAGCACGAACCTATCCGGCTGAGTATTTCTAACCTGAACGAACATTGGCTGGTTTACTATAAAGACTCACCATTGCTCACGCAGCTTAAGATCTTCCCTTATATCCAACTTTCGGTTATCGCTATATTTCTGTTAGTGGCCTACACCGCTTTTAGTTCCTCCCGTAAATCGGAACAAAACCAGGTTTGGGTGGGGCTAGCCAAGGAAACCGCGCATCAGCTGGGTACGCCCATTTCCTCACTGATGGCTTGGATAGAGTTGATTAAAGATAAATTCAATGCTGAAGATGATCCTTTAATGGCCGAGATGGAAAACGATGTAAAGCGACTGGAAATTGTAGCCGACCGTTTCTCTAAGATCGGATCTAAACCAAAACTGGAAACCAATAACGTTTATGAGGTGGTGAAAGATTTTGTAGATTACTTTAGCGTGCGGGTAAGCGATAAGATAGCTTTCGAATTAACGGGCAACCGGCGCTTATTGGCAGGCTTAAATGTGCCACTATTTGATTGGGTGCTGGAGAATTTACTGAAAAATGCGGTTAATGCCATCGATGGTACCGGCAGCATTAAGGTTAATATTAGCGGTAGTCGCGTAAAAAAACTCATTTACATCGATGTTACCGATACAGGTAAGGGAATACCCCGCTCTAAATTCGAAACCGTTTTTCAACCGGGATATACTACACGTAAACGCGGTTGGGGGCTGGGGCTATCGCTTACCAAAAGGATGATCCAAAACTACCATAACGGGCAGATCTTTGTACGCGACTCGGAAATTGGCAAAGGCACTACGTTTAGAATTGTATTAAAAAGCTTAACAAATGATATCACGCCCACAACCTGA
- a CDS encoding alkyl hydroperoxide reductase — protein MLTIGQQFPQFSKIAVTSLEKGKEFETITSDYLVNDDNVWTVMFWWPKDFTFVCPTEIAEFNNNFGEFRDRETRLIGASTDSEFVHAAWRRDHDDLRGLKFPMLADTSKSLAEELGILEPNEKVAYRATFIIDPTGIIRWVCVNDLSVGRNVKEVLRVLDGLQTDELCPCNWEKGQETLNV, from the coding sequence ATGTTAACAATAGGACAACAATTTCCGCAATTTTCTAAAATAGCCGTAACAAGCTTGGAGAAGGGTAAAGAGTTTGAAACCATCACATCGGATTATTTGGTTAATGATGATAATGTTTGGACGGTAATGTTCTGGTGGCCAAAAGATTTTACTTTTGTATGCCCAACAGAAATCGCGGAGTTCAATAACAATTTCGGTGAATTCCGTGATCGGGAAACCCGTTTGATCGGTGCCTCTACCGATTCTGAATTTGTACATGCTGCATGGAGGAGAGATCATGACGATTTGCGCGGGTTAAAATTCCCGATGCTTGCTGATACGTCAAAATCTTTGGCAGAAGAACTTGGCATTTTAGAGCCAAATGAAAAAGTGGCTTACCGTGCAACTTTCATTATTGACCCTACAGGCATTATCCGTTGGGTTTGTGTTAACGATTTAAGCGTAGGGCGTAACGTTAAAGAAGTTTTACGCGTGCTTGATGGCCTGCAAACCGACGAGCTTTGCCCATGTAACTGGGAAAAAGGACAAGAAACGCTAAACGTGTAA
- a CDS encoding alkylhydroperoxidase, with protein MNESTEIIQEILQSMGLEPEYRTASLTLLEKGESRYLRDFKLNFTSTLSSAHLTEKECALLGLSTAINNNVLPLTTYYTRYAEEQGATAAEIAEAAGCASLLASNNIFYRFRHFTQKEKYTQIPARIRMQLMMKPVTGKEFFELMSLAISAVNGCEMCVNAHEDSLIKLGTTEERIFDAVRIAALVTATGKIIF; from the coding sequence ATGAACGAAAGTACCGAAATTATTCAGGAGATCCTGCAGAGTATGGGTTTGGAGCCCGAATATCGCACCGCAAGTTTAACCTTGTTAGAAAAAGGCGAATCGCGCTATCTGCGTGATTTTAAGTTGAACTTTACGAGCACTCTGTCATCTGCTCATCTTACCGAGAAAGAATGTGCCCTTTTAGGCTTAAGCACCGCTATCAACAATAATGTCCTGCCGCTAACTACCTATTACACCAGGTACGCCGAAGAGCAGGGTGCTACAGCCGCGGAAATTGCCGAAGCTGCCGGTTGTGCATCTTTGCTGGCATCCAATAATATTTTCTACCGTTTCCGCCATTTCACGCAAAAGGAGAAATATACGCAAATCCCGGCGCGCATCCGGATGCAGCTGATGATGAAGCCTGTAACCGGTAAAGAATTTTTCGAGCTGATGAGCCTTGCTATCTCTGCTGTTAACGGCTGCGAGATGTGTGTAAATGCCCATGAAGATTCATTAATTAAACTGGGTACTACCGAAGAACGTATTTTTGATGCAGTACGTATTGCTGCACTGGTAACTGCAACAGGTAAGATTATTTTTTAG